The following coding sequences lie in one Maribacter forsetii DSM 18668 genomic window:
- a CDS encoding prolipoprotein diacylglyceryl transferase family protein, which translates to MNNTLLIVSLPFEPVLFGVKLNMHLILEYLAFFIGFRYYVFLRKKSADVISSNNRLSIIIGAVFGALFLSRVVAFFENPVAHIYEDWLYNLNNKTIMGGLFGGLLGVELAKKIIGEKHSSGDLFTLPIILGIIIGRIGCFLAGIKEFTYGKETTMFTGMDLGDGIKRHPIALYEVVFLTVVFMIIRRLLKSNHTFKNGDLFKLFMVCYFSLRFCIEFLKPNSFYLLGLSSIQILCLICLVYYYKFVLQGITYVRKKLYIL; encoded by the coding sequence ATGAACAATACACTTCTTATCGTCTCGCTTCCTTTTGAGCCTGTTTTGTTTGGTGTAAAGTTAAACATGCATCTTATTCTAGAGTACCTGGCTTTCTTTATTGGATTTCGATACTATGTTTTTCTAAGAAAAAAGAGTGCTGATGTCATTTCATCTAACAACCGGCTTTCTATTATAATAGGTGCCGTCTTTGGGGCTTTGTTTCTCTCACGCGTAGTTGCCTTTTTTGAAAATCCTGTGGCTCATATTTATGAAGATTGGCTATACAATCTGAACAACAAAACTATAATGGGCGGACTCTTTGGTGGTCTACTGGGTGTGGAGCTTGCCAAAAAAATCATAGGGGAGAAGCATTCGTCTGGAGACCTATTTACCCTACCTATTATCTTAGGGATTATTATTGGTAGAATCGGCTGTTTTTTAGCAGGTATTAAAGAGTTTACCTATGGGAAGGAAACAACAATGTTTACAGGAATGGACTTAGGAGACGGTATTAAAAGGCATCCTATTGCGTTGTATGAAGTGGTATTTTTGACGGTGGTTTTTATGATCATCCGTAGACTTCTAAAATCGAATCATACTTTTAAAAACGGTGACTTATTTAAGCTCTTTATGGTCTGTTACTTTTCCCTTCGTTTCTGTATCGAGTTTTTAAAACCCAACAGTTTTTATTTATTAGGACTGAGTAGCATTCAAATATTATGTTTAATTTGTTTGGTTTACTACTATAAATTCGTCCTACAGGGAATTACATATGTCCGAAAGAAACTATACATATTATGA